Proteins encoded within one genomic window of Alteribacter populi:
- a CDS encoding biotin transporter BioY, which translates to MSSVSNSNKRFSASDITKAAMFIGLMALGANATAFITVGTVPMTFQTVIAILAGVLLGSRLGTFSMIGYTILGGIGAPIFAQFTGGPQIVVSPTFGFILSFIILAFVTGKIVEKSNQNYSSYLVACFVGLTVNYLFGVTYLYFHTIYVLGVTEASYLAIFSGMIPFLIKDAILTGVAASICPQVAKAVNRPPSPIHAKRPAS; encoded by the coding sequence ATGTCTTCAGTTTCAAATTCTAACAAGCGTTTCTCTGCAAGTGACATTACAAAAGCAGCTATGTTTATTGGATTAATGGCGCTAGGTGCTAATGCGACCGCATTCATAACAGTAGGGACAGTACCTATGACGTTCCAAACCGTTATTGCAATTTTAGCTGGTGTCCTACTCGGTAGTCGTTTAGGAACCTTCTCTATGATTGGTTATACAATATTAGGTGGAATTGGAGCACCGATTTTTGCCCAATTCACTGGTGGTCCTCAAATTGTAGTATCGCCAACCTTTGGCTTCATCTTATCTTTTATTATTTTAGCATTTGTTACCGGTAAAATTGTAGAAAAATCCAACCAGAATTATTCTTCTTATTTAGTAGCATGTTTTGTTGGCCTTACGGTAAACTACTTATTTGGCGTAACCTATTTATACTTTCACACAATTTACGTGTTAGGTGTAACAGAAGCTTCCTACCTAGCAATTTTTTCAGGTATGATTCCGTTCTTAATTAAAGATGCAATCTTAACGGGAGTAGCCGCATCAATTTGTCCTCAAGTGGCAAAAGCGGTCAACCGTCCTCCAAGTCCTATTCACGCCAAAAGGCCAGCATCTTAA
- a CDS encoding Na+/H+ antiporter family protein, producing MNAVVIAVLVMILLSLMRIHVVVALIGGAMVGGLVAGYSIMETVDIFTSGLGTNATVALSYAMLGAFAVAINYTGLPNLLIKWAIRLVGKDGETKRKTYSKVLLLFIIVIISSMSQNVVMVHIAFIPLLIPPLLKIFNELALDRRAAATALTFGLKAPYILIPAGYGLIFHEIVFENMQDSGMAVEMSMIPKALLLPVLGMGLGLLTAIFITYRKARTYDDRSIQSVGEQKENEQAYTKLSVGIGLSAIVVTLVTQVITESMIFSALLGLLLLYVYFAFLHFTEKLTLHESENLMTDGMKMLAFIGFVMITAGGFAEVIRETGHVEQLVNTVDGWVGGNQGLAALFMLIVGLFITMGIGSSFATIPIIAAIFVPLAAAVGFSPMATIALIGTAGALGDAGSPASDSTLGPTAGLNADGQHHHIWDTCVPTFLHFNLPLIAIGWLAAIIL from the coding sequence ATGAATGCTGTTGTGATAGCTGTACTGGTGATGATTCTACTGAGTTTAATGAGGATCCATGTCGTTGTTGCTCTAATTGGTGGTGCAATGGTAGGCGGACTTGTAGCCGGATATTCGATTATGGAAACGGTCGACATTTTTACAAGTGGACTTGGAACTAATGCGACGGTAGCTTTAAGTTATGCCATGCTAGGTGCATTCGCCGTGGCAATAAACTACACAGGGCTTCCAAACTTGTTAATTAAATGGGCAATTCGACTCGTTGGAAAAGATGGGGAAACAAAAAGAAAAACTTACTCTAAAGTGTTGTTATTATTTATTATCGTAATTATTTCAAGTATGTCTCAAAACGTAGTAATGGTACACATTGCATTTATTCCGTTATTAATTCCACCACTACTAAAAATATTTAATGAGCTAGCGCTAGATCGCCGGGCTGCAGCTACAGCATTAACGTTTGGATTAAAAGCACCTTATATTTTAATCCCCGCCGGCTATGGTCTGATTTTTCATGAGATCGTTTTTGAAAACATGCAGGATAGCGGAATGGCAGTGGAAATGTCGATGATCCCGAAAGCACTGCTGTTACCCGTCCTAGGGATGGGCCTGGGATTACTAACAGCAATCTTCATAACTTACCGTAAGGCTCGTACCTATGATGACCGGTCTATACAGAGTGTCGGAGAACAGAAAGAAAATGAGCAAGCTTACACGAAATTGTCCGTTGGTATTGGACTCTCGGCTATTGTTGTTACACTGGTCACCCAAGTGATAACTGAGTCGATGATTTTCAGTGCGCTCCTTGGCTTATTGTTACTATACGTGTATTTTGCGTTCCTGCACTTTACCGAGAAACTTACTTTACACGAATCTGAGAACCTCATGACAGATGGGATGAAAATGCTTGCCTTTATAGGATTTGTGATGATTACGGCGGGAGGTTTCGCGGAAGTGATCCGTGAAACAGGTCATGTTGAACAACTCGTCAACACAGTGGATGGTTGGGTAGGAGGAAATCAAGGCCTTGCTGCTTTATTTATGCTCATTGTGGGGTTGTTTATTACTATGGGAATTGGCTCTTCTTTCGCGACAATCCCAATTATAGCCGCTATTTTTGTTCCATTAGCCGCGGCTGTAGGATTCAGCCCGATGGCTACAATCGCCTTAATTGGTACGGCGGGGGCTTTAGGAGATGCTGGCTCTCCTGCATCTGATAGTACACTTGGACCAACGGCAGGCTTAAATGCTGATGGTCAGCACCACCATATTTGGGATACATGTGTGCCAACATTTTTACACTTTAATCTTCCTCTTATTGCAATTGGTTGGCTTGCGGCAATTATATTGTAA
- the dctP gene encoding TRAP transporter substrate-binding protein DctP, with translation MFKKKGLLTSTVLSLGLVMAACGSDEETDAGADNGEASGGDGEETYELRFATEEYEGQLQYEYAQEFADLLEEKTDGRITTSVYEFGGLGSEVDQFEMIQNGGVEFAIVSPGFTGTTVHEGQLFALQFLFSDDEDVNYEVLNESEALNEDLAAKYEEYNVKPLAFWSEGGMQWTGHTELRQPSDFEGFRMRTQESSLILRSYEQYGADPTPLSWAELYSSLQLGNIDGQENPIFFIEDANFHEVQEHMTVSDHNIYVAMTTVNTDFYNELPDDLRAAVDETVEEMRPVAQDMQIEMNEELLTAIEEDDENPTEVYTLTEDERDAFRELAIPMQDYYRDEVGEEGAAILDKLLEEIEAAEGNQ, from the coding sequence ATGTTTAAGAAAAAAGGCTTACTTACAAGTACCGTTCTTTCTTTAGGGTTAGTTATGGCAGCGTGCGGATCTGATGAAGAAACAGACGCCGGCGCGGATAATGGAGAGGCTTCTGGTGGAGATGGTGAAGAAACATACGAATTACGTTTTGCTACTGAAGAGTATGAAGGGCAGCTTCAGTATGAATATGCCCAAGAATTTGCTGATCTTTTAGAAGAAAAAACAGACGGACGTATTACTACATCCGTTTATGAGTTTGGTGGGTTAGGTAGTGAAGTCGATCAATTTGAAATGATTCAAAACGGAGGAGTCGAGTTCGCAATCGTTTCACCCGGATTTACAGGTACGACAGTTCATGAGGGGCAATTGTTTGCACTACAATTTTTATTCTCTGACGATGAAGATGTAAACTATGAGGTATTAAATGAAAGTGAAGCTCTAAATGAAGATTTAGCAGCAAAATATGAGGAATACAACGTAAAACCATTAGCGTTCTGGTCTGAGGGTGGCATGCAGTGGACTGGTCATACTGAGCTCCGCCAACCAAGTGACTTCGAAGGGTTTAGAATGAGAACGCAGGAATCTTCATTAATTCTTAGATCTTATGAACAATACGGGGCAGACCCAACACCATTAAGCTGGGCTGAACTGTATTCAAGTTTACAATTAGGAAACATTGATGGGCAGGAAAACCCGATTTTCTTTATCGAGGATGCAAATTTTCATGAAGTTCAAGAACACATGACTGTTTCTGACCATAACATTTATGTTGCTATGACAACGGTGAACACAGACTTCTATAATGAACTGCCAGATGACCTTCGCGCCGCAGTCGATGAGACTGTTGAAGAAATGCGCCCAGTTGCTCAAGACATGCAGATTGAAATGAACGAAGAATTGCTTACAGCCATTGAAGAAGATGATGAAAATCCAACTGAAGTTTATACACTTACAGAAGATGAAAGAGATGCGTTTAGAGAACTAGCGATTCCTATGCAAGATTACTATCGTGATGAAGTTGGTGAAGAAGGAGCCGCTATTCTTGATAAATTGTTAGAAGAAATTGAAGCGGCTGAAGGAAATCAGTAA
- a CDS encoding TRAP transporter large permease, with protein sequence MVWTLVAIMVILLLMGFPMMIPLIVAPLVVLLIYFDNLDPMMMASQMVEGISSYVLLAVPLFIFAADIMSTGKTSKRLLDFVGAFVGHLRGGYAITTAAACTLFGSISGSTQATVVAIGKPMRERLLKVGYKDSSAIALIINASDVALLIPPSIGMIIYAFVTGTSTGDLFIAGIGPGVLIFFCFAVYSYIHARVFKIPMVDLVPWNSRFKVTARALLPLGFPFIIVGGIYTGYFTPTEAAGVSVLYAIVLEVVIYRSIKFTEIPRIALSTGLVTSAVFILVAGGQAFSWVISYAQIPQMLTEAVIGTDPSALYVLLIVALFFFVGCMFVDPIVVILILTPIFWRPALEAGIDPVHLGVVITYQAALGSATPPFGVDIFTASAVFNKSYLDVIKGTPPYIFILLFVGILVILFEEISLFLLYFL encoded by the coding sequence ATGGTTTGGACTTTAGTTGCCATCATGGTGATTTTATTATTAATGGGTTTTCCAATGATGATTCCTCTTATTGTTGCACCATTGGTTGTTTTACTAATCTACTTTGACAATTTGGATCCAATGATGATGGCAAGTCAAATGGTAGAAGGAATATCAAGTTATGTTCTTCTTGCTGTACCACTTTTTATATTTGCTGCAGATATTATGTCAACCGGTAAAACATCTAAAAGGTTACTAGATTTTGTAGGAGCATTTGTCGGCCATCTGCGCGGAGGATATGCAATTACAACTGCCGCAGCGTGTACTCTGTTTGGGTCAATTTCGGGTTCTACGCAGGCGACAGTTGTTGCAATTGGTAAACCGATGCGTGAGCGGCTTCTAAAAGTTGGCTATAAGGATTCGAGTGCCATTGCCCTTATTATTAATGCCAGTGATGTTGCTTTGTTAATTCCTCCAAGTATTGGCATGATTATTTATGCATTTGTCACGGGGACTTCAACAGGAGACTTATTTATTGCTGGGATAGGTCCAGGTGTACTAATCTTTTTCTGTTTTGCTGTTTATTCTTACATACATGCCCGGGTATTCAAGATTCCTATGGTAGATCTGGTACCATGGAACAGCCGGTTTAAAGTAACTGCTAGAGCGTTATTACCATTAGGCTTCCCATTTATTATTGTTGGTGGGATATATACTGGATACTTTACGCCAACCGAGGCTGCTGGGGTATCTGTGCTGTATGCCATAGTGTTAGAGGTAGTTATTTATCGCTCAATTAAGTTTACTGAAATACCAAGGATCGCCTTATCAACTGGATTGGTTACTTCAGCGGTTTTTATTTTAGTGGCGGGAGGTCAAGCCTTTTCTTGGGTTATCTCCTATGCTCAAATTCCGCAGATGCTGACAGAAGCTGTGATTGGAACAGATCCATCGGCACTTTATGTTCTTTTAATCGTTGCTTTGTTTTTCTTTGTGGGATGTATGTTTGTGGACCCGATCGTCGTGATTCTGATCCTTACACCAATTTTCTGGCGTCCGGCTTTGGAAGCGGGAATTGACCCTGTTCACTTAGGAGTTGTTATCACTTACCAGGCCGCTTTAGGCTCTGCAACCCCACCATTTGGTGTTGATATTTTTACAGCGAGTGCGGTCTTTAACAAGTCTTATCTAGATGTTATCAAAGGGACACCACCATACATTTTTATATTGTTGTTTGTAGGAATTCTCGTCATTTTATTTGAGGAAATTTCACTCTTTCTTCTTTATTTTCTCTAA
- a CDS encoding TRAP transporter small permease, producing the protein MNVIKKIDGALIWFEKVILSWSIIIISIMIVGNVISRELTGSSWAFSQEISQMAVVMATFMGISYAARKGRHITMSAVFDTVPKKVKKVLSIVNPLITALVLFVVAYLGYQYMMSIYNTGRTTASLQFPYWIMIMFVPLGLVLGGIQFLRNTWVNIVNEEVYLAQEKKDYDKQ; encoded by the coding sequence GTGAACGTCATAAAAAAAATAGACGGGGCTCTAATCTGGTTTGAGAAAGTGATTCTAAGCTGGTCCATTATCATTATCTCGATCATGATCGTTGGGAATGTCATCAGTCGTGAATTAACAGGGTCCAGCTGGGCGTTTTCTCAAGAGATTAGTCAGATGGCTGTGGTCATGGCAACATTTATGGGAATTAGTTATGCGGCCCGAAAAGGTAGACATATTACGATGTCGGCCGTCTTTGACACAGTACCTAAAAAAGTAAAAAAAGTGTTATCTATAGTAAATCCGCTTATTACAGCGCTCGTTTTATTTGTTGTCGCTTATTTGGGATATCAGTACATGATGTCAATATACAATACAGGGAGAACTACAGCTTCATTACAGTTCCCATATTGGATTATGATCATGTTCGTACCTTTAGGACTTGTCCTTGGAGGAATTCAATTTTTACGGAATACGTGGGTCAACATCGTGAATGAGGAAGTTTATTTAGCTCAAGAAAAGAAGGATTATGATAAACAATAA
- a CDS encoding leucyl aminopeptidase, translating to MNVNYQWATENWKEGVDGIRIVGIFHGEENNENQLLNKIVNKHPLWGYEGKIHFFSFDDTQELVILGLGKKEKWTIKKTERLGAKLQRFLVKEGVEKAFLYWDSIFYEHEENKYITSFATGMTLASYNVKTYKTDAVPRSKNFSLQLFTEKKQAEKEAAFDKGYEKGKATNEARRLVNTPANLMTPSILADEAIKLGEELNVGVDVFSEEKINSLGMGALLAVARGSEEPPRFITIKYYGNPGADGWDVALVGKGLTYDSGGYSLKTREGMKTMKMDMGGAAATLGAMRIVLHERPRINVMAVIPSTENLVNGKALKPGDVIQSLSGKTIEVLNTDAEGRLILADAITYAKREGARALIDVATLTGAAVVALGDVVTGAVTNDESFIATVNEAAEQAGERVWTFPNDEAYREKVRQSDVADLNNSPGRQAGAITAGLFIGEFAGDTPWVHLDIAGTGWQERSNILGPRGGTGAMVRTVAETVSLMAKK from the coding sequence GTGAACGTTAACTATCAATGGGCTACTGAAAATTGGAAAGAGGGAGTAGATGGAATACGAATTGTTGGTATTTTTCATGGCGAGGAGAATAATGAAAATCAGCTGTTAAATAAAATTGTAAATAAGCACCCTTTATGGGGTTATGAAGGAAAAATACACTTTTTCAGTTTTGATGATACACAAGAATTGGTAATTTTAGGTTTAGGAAAAAAAGAAAAATGGACGATCAAAAAAACGGAACGTCTTGGAGCGAAACTTCAACGATTTTTAGTAAAAGAAGGTGTCGAAAAAGCATTTTTGTACTGGGATTCTATTTTTTATGAACATGAGGAAAATAAGTACATAACCTCTTTTGCAACTGGAATGACCTTAGCTTCCTATAATGTGAAAACGTATAAGACAGATGCGGTACCACGGTCTAAAAACTTCTCTTTACAATTGTTTACTGAAAAAAAACAGGCTGAGAAAGAAGCGGCGTTTGATAAGGGGTATGAAAAAGGAAAAGCTACGAATGAAGCGAGAAGGTTAGTCAATACTCCTGCAAATTTAATGACACCTTCCATTTTGGCAGATGAGGCGATCAAGCTTGGTGAAGAACTAAATGTTGGAGTCGATGTCTTTAGTGAAGAAAAAATTAATTCGCTCGGTATGGGAGCTCTTTTAGCTGTAGCGAGGGGGTCTGAAGAACCACCTCGTTTTATTACGATAAAATATTATGGAAACCCGGGTGCCGACGGATGGGACGTAGCTCTAGTCGGAAAAGGATTAACCTACGATTCGGGCGGTTATTCATTAAAAACAAGAGAAGGCATGAAAACAATGAAAATGGATATGGGAGGAGCAGCTGCAACTCTAGGTGCCATGCGCATTGTTCTTCATGAACGTCCAAGGATTAATGTAATGGCGGTCATTCCTTCTACAGAAAATTTAGTAAATGGAAAGGCATTAAAACCAGGAGATGTTATTCAATCCCTCAGTGGGAAAACGATTGAAGTATTAAATACAGATGCAGAAGGGCGCCTCATTCTCGCGGATGCCATTACTTACGCCAAAAGGGAGGGGGCAAGGGCACTTATTGATGTGGCAACGTTAACTGGGGCAGCTGTTGTTGCACTGGGCGATGTTGTAACGGGAGCTGTCACAAATGACGAATCCTTTATTGCCACTGTGAATGAAGCGGCTGAACAGGCTGGAGAAAGGGTTTGGACTTTTCCAAATGATGAAGCTTACCGAGAGAAAGTAAGGCAATCAGATGTGGCTGACTTGAATAACTCTCCCGGAAGACAGGCAGGAGCGATTACAGCAGGTCTCTTTATCGGGGAGTTTGCCGGAGATACACCCTGGGTTCATCTAGATATCGCCGGAACAGGATGGCAAGAGCGCTCGAATATACTAGGGCCCCGTGGGGGAACCGGGGCTATGGTGCGGACAGTCGCCGAAACAGTATCTTTAATGGCAAAAAAATAA
- a CDS encoding divergent PAP2 family protein, with translation MTDLLTNFPLWAALSAIFLAQFIKVPLQYIASRKFDWTLLTSTGGMPSSHSGAVTALATAIALEEGLGSPYFAITAIFGIIVMFDATGVRWHAGEQATVVNQLVTDFNKLVEEMRTWPTKEEQEKRKELKELLGHQPIEVFFGGLLGIILTFILHALFF, from the coding sequence GTGACTGATTTACTCACAAATTTCCCCCTCTGGGCTGCATTAAGCGCTATATTTTTAGCACAATTTATCAAAGTTCCTTTACAATATATCGCTTCTCGGAAGTTCGACTGGACTCTCCTTACAAGTACAGGTGGCATGCCTAGCTCGCATTCAGGCGCCGTAACGGCTTTAGCTACTGCGATTGCTTTGGAAGAGGGATTAGGTTCTCCTTACTTTGCGATTACCGCCATTTTTGGCATTATCGTGATGTTTGATGCCACTGGCGTTCGCTGGCATGCAGGTGAACAAGCGACAGTCGTTAACCAACTCGTTACAGATTTTAATAAGCTCGTCGAAGAAATGAGAACCTGGCCTACTAAAGAAGAGCAGGAAAAACGAAAAGAACTAAAAGAACTTTTAGGTCACCAACCGATCGAAGTGTTTTTCGGCGGGTTATTAGGCATTATTTTGACATTTATTCTACACGCCCTCTTTTTTTAA
- a CDS encoding 3D domain-containing protein, with translation MITAKKAGKNLLLFSLFTGALFATFFHLTDVQEEEIVHWFSKQDLFWNHSIMMSEAGERQTTLTSRNLPIALSEKTWTAHESIGSNPVTLEESHDWSKYPAHSVVATGYTAGVESTGKKENHPQYGITFSGVKVKRDLYSTIAADPSVFPIGSILFIPGYGYGVVADTGSAIKGNKIDLYYETVDDVYNQWGKQTIDVYLIEKGEGELTDQELIDLNEDEAVQVFRR, from the coding sequence ATGATCACTGCTAAAAAAGCAGGGAAAAATCTATTGTTATTCAGTTTATTTACAGGGGCGTTGTTCGCTACCTTCTTTCACTTAACGGATGTTCAGGAAGAGGAGATAGTTCATTGGTTTTCCAAGCAAGACCTTTTTTGGAATCACTCGATTATGATGAGTGAAGCCGGAGAGCGTCAAACGACCTTGACAAGTAGAAACCTCCCCATTGCTTTATCCGAAAAAACATGGACCGCTCATGAAAGTATTGGATCAAATCCAGTTACTCTGGAGGAATCTCATGATTGGAGCAAGTATCCTGCACATAGTGTAGTGGCAACAGGTTATACTGCGGGAGTTGAATCAACAGGTAAGAAGGAAAATCATCCCCAATATGGAATAACGTTTTCCGGAGTGAAAGTAAAACGGGATTTGTATTCGACGATTGCAGCAGACCCATCTGTTTTTCCGATTGGATCCATTTTATTCATTCCAGGATATGGATATGGGGTGGTTGCTGATACTGGCTCTGCGATTAAGGGAAATAAGATTGATTTGTATTATGAGACAGTAGATGACGTTTATAATCAGTGGGGTAAGCAAACCATTGATGTTTATTTAATAGAGAAGGGTGAAGGAGAACTAACCGACCAAGAACTCATCGACTTAAATGAAGATGAAGCTGTCCAAGTATTTAGAAGGTAA
- a CDS encoding AbgT family transporter — protein MGNNNKNGLLMRSLDGIERTGNKLPHPVTLFAIFALLVIIASGIFSALGTAVPHPDPEEEGLIEVQSLMNAEGIQYMFESAVSNFVGFAPLGTVLVTMLGIGIAERSGLITAALRALVMSVPKQLITASLVFGGIMSSMAADAGYVVLTPLGAVLFAGLGRHPLAGLAAAFAGVSAGFSANLLPTSLDPLLGDLTIAAAALLDANYAEGMNIAMNYYFMIASVFFLTIIGTLVTEKIIEPRLGKYEGGIGETAEKLTSIERKGLLAAGFTFVVTLAALALLIVPEWGPMRGPEGEIIQSPFFNSLVPIILIMFFVPGYVYGRVTKEIKSDKDVANQMSDTMSAMGMYIVLAFVAGQFVAYFAETNLGLVMSVQGAAFLEGLGLQDGGILLLIAFIIVAGIINLFIGSASAKWALMAPVFVPMMMMMGISPEATQLAYRIADSTTNVISPLMPYFAIVIAFAQKYDRKIGIGTLVATMLPYSIAFTIMWVIMFIVWIMTGLPLGPNAPVMYP, from the coding sequence ATGGGAAATAATAATAAAAATGGACTTCTTATGCGGTCTTTGGATGGGATAGAAAGAACAGGAAATAAATTACCACACCCTGTCACACTATTTGCTATATTTGCACTTTTAGTTATTATTGCATCTGGAATTTTTTCCGCGTTAGGTACGGCTGTTCCGCATCCTGATCCAGAAGAAGAAGGACTTATTGAAGTTCAAAGTTTAATGAATGCTGAAGGAATTCAGTATATGTTCGAAAGCGCAGTTTCGAACTTTGTAGGCTTTGCTCCATTAGGTACTGTTCTTGTAACCATGCTTGGTATCGGCATAGCTGAACGCTCTGGCTTGATAACAGCCGCGCTTAGAGCATTAGTAATGAGTGTCCCTAAACAATTGATTACAGCATCTCTAGTATTTGGTGGAATTATGTCAAGTATGGCAGCAGATGCTGGGTATGTTGTACTCACACCTCTAGGTGCTGTTCTTTTTGCAGGCCTAGGTCGTCACCCTTTAGCTGGACTAGCCGCAGCTTTTGCCGGTGTATCAGCAGGTTTCAGTGCAAACTTACTTCCTACTTCGCTAGATCCGCTTTTAGGCGATTTAACAATTGCAGCTGCTGCGCTGTTAGATGCGAACTACGCTGAAGGCATGAACATTGCTATGAACTATTACTTCATGATTGCCAGTGTTTTCTTCCTTACGATTATTGGTACGTTAGTAACGGAAAAAATCATTGAACCACGACTTGGGAAATATGAAGGCGGTATAGGTGAAACAGCTGAAAAATTAACTTCAATTGAACGCAAAGGCTTACTTGCAGCAGGGTTTACGTTTGTGGTAACTCTAGCTGCGCTTGCATTACTCATTGTTCCTGAGTGGGGACCGATGCGTGGTCCTGAAGGTGAAATTATTCAGTCGCCATTCTTTAATTCTCTTGTACCTATTATTTTAATTATGTTCTTTGTCCCAGGTTATGTTTACGGGCGTGTAACAAAGGAAATTAAATCTGACAAAGACGTGGCAAACCAGATGTCTGATACGATGTCTGCAATGGGCATGTATATCGTTCTTGCATTCGTAGCTGGTCAGTTCGTAGCTTACTTTGCTGAAACAAACTTAGGTCTTGTTATGTCAGTTCAAGGTGCAGCTTTTCTTGAGGGGCTTGGTTTACAAGATGGAGGAATTCTTCTATTAATTGCCTTTATCATCGTTGCGGGCATCATCAACCTCTTTATTGGAAGTGCTTCTGCAAAGTGGGCTCTTATGGCTCCTGTGTTTGTTCCAATGATGATGATGATGGGGATTTCACCAGAAGCTACGCAACTAGCTTATCGTATTGCAGATTCAACAACCAATGTTATCTCACCACTGATGCCGTACTTTGCTATTGTGATTGCATTTGCGCAAAAGTACGACCGCAAGATTGGAATTGGTACGTTGGTGGCTACAATGCTTCCATATTCCATTGCGTTTACGATTATGTGGGTGATTATGTTTATCGTTTGGATTATGACAGGTCTTCCACTCGGACCGAACGCACCTGTTATGTATCCGTAA
- a CDS encoding YuiB family protein: MLSIPQLIISIVLFLVLFFGIGFILNMLLRSTWVMAVIYPIVVIFIIDNVGFFTYFTAPGVAFPELGQQLANLKAADIIVLSSGMIGAILSGITNRMLRNRGYQMF; encoded by the coding sequence GTGTTAAGCATTCCGCAGCTTATTATTTCCATCGTTCTATTTTTAGTTCTGTTTTTTGGAATTGGTTTTATATTAAATATGCTACTTCGGTCTACTTGGGTTATGGCTGTCATATATCCAATTGTCGTTATTTTTATAATCGATAATGTAGGTTTTTTTACTTACTTTACGGCACCAGGTGTGGCATTTCCTGAATTGGGACAACAATTGGCCAATCTAAAGGCAGCCGATATCATTGTTTTATCTTCAGGTATGATTGGGGCCATTTTGTCCGGGATTACGAACCGCATGTTGCGAAACCGAGGATACCAAATGTTTTAG
- a CDS encoding YuiA family protein: protein MAFPKRRLNPGECVYCTGKGYFQLLLGGSETCDHCHGTGRHNRKE from the coding sequence ATGGCATTTCCAAAAAGAAGATTGAACCCAGGTGAATGCGTGTATTGTACAGGGAAAGGGTATTTTCAATTATTGCTCGGTGGATCAGAAACTTGTGATCACTGCCACGGTACCGGAAGGCATAATCGGAAGGAATGA
- a CDS encoding NAD(P)/FAD-dependent oxidoreductase translates to MEKKPRIVILGAGYAGIMTASRLTKAGMHQEAEITLVNKHNYHYQTTWLHEPAAGTLHHDKTRMRIKNVIDTNKVNFVKDAVKEVKREEKKVILEDGELDYDYLVIGLGSEPETFGIPGVEEHAFAIRSVNSVRLIREHIEYKFASYNNEDEKHEEYLTFVVAGAGFTGIEFVGELSERVPELCEEYDIDREKVRIVSVEAAPTALPGFDEELVEYAMNLLESRGVEFKINTPIKEVTENGVLLDDGEEVKSHTVVWTTGVRGNAIVENSGYEAMRGRVKVEKDLRAPNHEDTFIIGDCALIINEEINRPFPPTAQIAIQQAYTCANNLKYLITGKGEMEEFKPEIKGTVASLGGKEAIGLVGSRKVYGSSASTMKKLIDNRYLFMLGGMPLVLKKGKLNLF, encoded by the coding sequence GTGGAGAAGAAACCAAGAATTGTCATTTTAGGTGCAGGTTACGCTGGGATCATGACTGCTTCACGTTTAACGAAAGCCGGTATGCATCAGGAAGCGGAAATCACATTAGTCAACAAACATAATTATCATTATCAAACGACGTGGTTACATGAACCGGCAGCTGGTACATTACACCACGACAAAACGCGTATGCGCATTAAAAACGTCATTGATACGAACAAAGTGAACTTTGTTAAAGATGCGGTCAAAGAAGTGAAACGTGAAGAAAAGAAAGTGATCCTTGAAGATGGAGAGCTTGATTATGATTACTTAGTGATTGGATTAGGTTCTGAACCTGAAACATTCGGAATTCCTGGTGTTGAAGAGCATGCGTTTGCGATTCGCAGTGTAAACTCTGTTCGACTAATCAGAGAACACATTGAATATAAATTCGCAAGCTACAACAATGAAGATGAAAAACATGAAGAGTATCTTACATTCGTTGTTGCCGGTGCAGGATTCACAGGCATTGAATTTGTCGGTGAGCTTTCTGAGCGTGTACCTGAACTATGTGAAGAATACGACATTGATCGCGAAAAAGTACGTATTGTTTCTGTTGAAGCAGCACCAACAGCGCTTCCTGGTTTCGATGAAGAGTTAGTCGAGTACGCCATGAACCTTCTAGAAAGCCGTGGTGTTGAATTCAAAATCAACACACCGATTAAAGAAGTGACCGAAAACGGTGTGTTACTAGATGATGGTGAAGAGGTTAAATCTCATACCGTTGTTTGGACGACAGGAGTTCGAGGAAACGCGATTGTTGAAAACTCAGGATATGAAGCGATGCGTGGCCGTGTGAAGGTAGAGAAAGACCTTCGTGCACCAAACCACGAGGATACTTTCATCATCGGAGATTGTGCGCTTATCATCAACGAAGAGATTAATCGTCCATTTCCACCAACAGCACAAATTGCGATCCAGCAAGCCTATACTTGTGCTAACAATTTAAAATACCTCATCACTGGAAAAGGTGAAATGGAAGAATTCAAACCAGAAATTAAAGGAACAGTTGCCTCACTCGGCGGAAAAGAAGCTATCGGACTTGTTGGTTCAAGAAAAGTGTATGGGTCATCCGCATCCACTATGAAAAAATTAATCGACAACCGCTACCTATTTATGCTCGGTGGAATGCCGCTTGTTCTCAAAAAAGGAAAACTAAACCTATTTTAA